The Oxalobacteraceae bacterium OTU3CINTB1 genome includes a window with the following:
- the sbnA gene encoding 2,3-diaminopropionate biosynthesis protein SbnA, which produces MILQSFLEHVGETPIVQLHRMFAGTGHEVYAKLELLNPAGSVKDRPARYIIERGLAEGTIRPGAHIIESSSGNLAIALAMVCRIHGLSFTAVVDPKISTTNLHIIRCYGANVHMVTEQDSQGGYLETRIAQVKRMLRDEPQAVWINQYANELNWKSHYHGEGAEILRQMDRAPDYLVLGVSTSGTLHGIARRLREQWPALKVVGVDAVGSVLFGAPPGTRELPGIGASRVPELLKRDEIPQCIHIDDYESAVACRQLVAREGIFAGGSSGSVMAAIERLCAGLTQPSRILTVLPDRGDRYLDTVYDDAWLQRMQQRHLQRTAPAIAADPNTPASSGTPSPSRANLETIG; this is translated from the coding sequence ATGATTCTTCAAAGCTTTTTGGAGCACGTCGGCGAAACGCCGATCGTTCAGCTGCACCGGATGTTCGCCGGCACAGGCCACGAGGTGTACGCCAAGCTGGAACTGCTCAATCCCGCCGGCAGCGTCAAGGACCGGCCGGCCCGCTACATTATCGAGCGCGGGCTGGCCGAAGGCACGATCCGTCCCGGCGCCCACATCATCGAGAGTTCCTCCGGCAACCTGGCCATCGCGCTGGCGATGGTGTGCCGCATCCACGGCCTGTCGTTCACCGCCGTCGTCGATCCGAAGATTTCCACCACCAACCTGCACATCATCCGCTGCTACGGCGCCAATGTCCACATGGTGACCGAGCAGGACAGCCAAGGCGGCTATCTGGAGACGCGCATCGCGCAGGTCAAGCGCATGCTGCGCGACGAGCCGCAGGCGGTATGGATCAACCAGTACGCCAACGAACTCAATTGGAAAAGCCACTACCACGGCGAGGGCGCCGAGATCCTGCGCCAGATGGACCGGGCGCCCGACTATCTGGTGCTGGGCGTGAGCACTTCGGGCACGCTGCACGGCATCGCGCGCCGCTTGCGCGAGCAGTGGCCGGCGCTCAAGGTGGTCGGCGTCGACGCCGTCGGCTCGGTGCTGTTCGGCGCCCCGCCCGGTACGCGCGAACTGCCCGGCATCGGCGCCAGCCGCGTACCCGAACTGCTCAAACGCGACGAGATCCCGCAGTGCATCCACATCGACGATTATGAATCGGCCGTCGCCTGCCGCCAGCTGGTGGCGCGCGAAGGCATCTTCGCCGGCGGTTCGTCCGGCTCGGTGATGGCGGCGATCGAGCGGCTGTGCGCCGGCCTGACGCAACCCTCGCGCATCCTTACCGTGCTGCCCGACCGGGGCGACCGCTATCTCGACACCGTCTACGACGACGCCTGGCTGCAACGCATGCAGCAGCGCCACCTGCAACGCACCGCGCCCGCCATCGCCGCCGACCCAAACACGCCTGCAAGCTCCGGCACGCCGTCGCCATCCCGCGCCAACCTCGAAACGATAGGATAA
- the sbnB gene encoding 2,3-diaminopropionate biosynthesis protein SbnB, with amino-acid sequence MNHAALTNHAAPFLLYLSRADLAALGGDRSQPYVDAIHDGLTAHANGQYVQPLKPYLRWAGADHIADRIIAMPCYVGGDDPIAGLKWIGSRQHNPANYGMERASAVIVLNDADTNYPIALMEGGLISGMRTAAITVVGARYLARRDFTDVATIGCGPIGRMQVQSLLEQFPSIARLHLFDMSAAAAAALAKKWSEYHPQVEFVVAPSAETAVRAADVVVTATVTDTPYLPFDWLKAGAFVSNVSIMDVHKDVYEKADKVIVDDWDQSNREKKIINQLVLEGRFSREQLHAELGEIVIGKRPGRENDDEIILLNPMGMALDDLVCARHFYRLAMAAKAGTRLPLYG; translated from the coding sequence ATGAACCACGCCGCATTGACCAACCACGCAGCCCCTTTCCTGCTGTACCTGAGCCGCGCCGACCTTGCCGCCCTGGGCGGCGACCGCTCGCAGCCCTATGTCGACGCCATCCACGACGGCCTCACCGCCCACGCCAACGGCCAGTACGTCCAGCCGCTCAAACCCTACCTGCGCTGGGCCGGCGCCGACCATATCGCCGACCGCATCATCGCCATGCCCTGCTACGTCGGCGGCGACGATCCCATCGCCGGCCTGAAATGGATCGGCAGCCGCCAGCACAACCCGGCCAACTACGGCATGGAGCGCGCCAGCGCGGTCATCGTGCTCAACGACGCCGACACCAACTACCCGATCGCGCTGATGGAGGGTGGGCTGATCAGCGGCATGCGCACCGCCGCCATTACCGTCGTCGGCGCGCGCTATCTGGCGCGCCGGGACTTCACCGATGTCGCCACGATCGGCTGCGGCCCCATCGGCCGCATGCAGGTGCAATCGCTGCTCGAGCAGTTCCCATCCATCGCCCGCCTGCATTTGTTCGACATGTCGGCCGCGGCGGCGGCCGCGCTGGCGAAAAAATGGTCGGAATACCACCCGCAGGTGGAGTTCGTGGTCGCGCCGTCGGCAGAAACGGCCGTGCGCGCCGCCGACGTGGTGGTAACGGCGACCGTCACCGACACGCCCTACCTGCCCTTCGATTGGCTCAAGGCCGGCGCGTTTGTCAGCAACGTCTCGATCATGGACGTGCACAAGGACGTCTACGAAAAGGCCGACAAGGTCATCGTCGACGACTGGGACCAGTCCAACCGGGAAAAGAAGATCATCAACCAGCTGGTGCTCGAAGGCCGCTTCAGCCGCGAGCAGCTGCACGCGGAACTGGGCGAGATCGTCATTGGCAAGCGGCCGGGCCGCGAGAACGACGACGAGATCATCCTGCTCAATCCGATGGGGATGGCGCTGGACGATCTGGTCTGCGCGCGCCATTTCTATCGCCTGGCGATGGCCGCCAAGGCCGGCACCCGACTGCCGTTGTACGGGTAA